In a single window of the Tellurirhabdus bombi genome:
- a CDS encoding Ig-like domain-containing protein → MYKKISTQKPKIGDIITFTLVVGNDGGVAANGIIVQDSLLAGGARFTTQTVLRGGGSLAFGAMSGKWNVGTIAPGDSAVLEIKAKVEQEGVYFAAAEVIAAQGSDLDSQPNNWKISEDDYGSACFSVPIIWNPGDEFRASIPSNFTGTQWSRNGQPITAQYPSDTAVASGETLLIKAPGIYTFVTSSGQCPANGCCPIEVVAGPCLNPVLITAQSATICAGSVATLNATSPGNTIRWYTVSSGGTPFATVTSGTSVTALPGSSTTYYAEAVTAAGCLSERTAVPVTVNALPQVSISPTVNGVLCQQGTITLAASITPSGGYSYAWQGPNGFSSSLAQPSLTNAQALAGGSYRVVVSTPGGCSASAVTSITSTTCPSGEPCQLAVTARASSASVCVGSSLGLVAEVSGGVAPYQYGWRGPNGFVASGASASVPSASSLATGSYTVEVRDAQGCSATAVTASVLVKACDTGSDCNPQISSTSICVGNTLVLTANGSYNSYLWRGPNGFSSTQPTVTIPNATVSMAGSYSLAVTGPNGCSGTAVAEAVVKPQPTISASASTTAICIGGSITLNVSLISPISAQQYLWTGPDGFSSTSKVAVVSNVQNSGTYKITLTDNTGCSASALVGITVYPKPTVSIQASPVCTGSPLTLTAVVAGNASSYQYSWQGPNGFTSSEKEPTIAAANSTHAGSYSVVVSDAMGCTVVASTSVTVGSQPLASNNGPACVGGSVQLSATAGASSYLWSGPNGFQSTQQSPVLTNVTSAQAGNYSVVVGGVTGCSGAATTTVIVNASPQVSITSTVNGVLCQEGTITLAATITPSGGYSYAWQGPNGFSSSLAQPSLTNAQALAGGSYRVVVSTPGGCSASAVTSITSTTCPSGEPCQLAVTARASSASVCVGSSLGLVAEVSGGVAPYQYGWRGPNGFVASGASASVPSASSLATGSYTVEVRDAQGCSATAVTASVLVKACDTGSDCDLNVSPPVVTCAVTHICLGDEVKLHAANCAGTVIWSNGKTGASILITPTATTTYTAKCQVGNCLSPESNTETIYVNDPQPPVVTAETDTICVGGQVRLTATGCDGKIIWSTGVTGASILVSPTAATTYYANCRLGNCISNPSEKVTIYIGPPATPRIISSTQAICPGGAATLTVANCSGTPVWSTGETTASISVSPLATTTYSVVCKSGTCVSPRSGDYAITVTKPDIPTVVANADTVCVGGNVLLTATNCAGTVIWSTGASGTSLSVNPTTNISYSAYCKVGTCNSEMSNPVQLVVVNPSTPLIKTTNTLICAGEKVTLTAEGCNGTVIWSNGMIGASIADMPGKTTNYFANCKIGSCTSPASNTIAVNVNNSAAPKPTVVASTTAICKGTNVTLTASGCAAGTIVWSTGESGSSIVVSPTATTDYYAACKMGAQCNSQPSVVKIVVNTPPTPKIYGCNCSKNEICPGDSVPLMASGCTGTLLWSNGATSTSIVVSPTVTTEYTVVCKGAVCTSDPSPSYTVVVGEPAAPIVTASKTEFDEGETVTLTAVGCEGGQIIWSTGATGSSIVVAPTASTSYYAQCRKHGCLSNPTVIELRKKGDCDLVAPITSASALTVCRGGSVTLTATACSTGATVVWSNGMTGTSITVNDIQALTQFTAVCKRDELCSSEASAPISVDVTEIYAPTVVATKPMICPGDTTTLTALGCAGTVIWSTGATGSSITVQPANNTDYWAKCESSACASAPSPGFTIRVGTPNAPTVSASVNTICLGASVTLTASACDGGSVVWSTGAMGNQIIVSPTSSTTYTAVCRTAANCLSAPSNGAVILVNPPLSKPVTIAKTNACPFNTVDLNAAVTSQPSVGGRFEFHTENSVSSAVVGNPSAVGSGMYYVFEKSASGCHSEAGIIHVQVTDCNSGPSCTTNPATAVSGTDATICAAKEYKLSGKIGGAATSSVWTTSGTGTFDNALLVNATYIPSQEDVKTGFVTLTLTTNDPDASGSCQAAKSSMKLTIKGVAMKPAILMQNSPTLCAGDSILLKAYPDGYKYLWSTGATTQSIQAKTSGIYSVQLVDAEGCTSVKSDTVRISIGAPILPPQVPSLARNDCPGKTVNLLKLITSQPRTEGGVFEFHAGPSPTSPVVLRPDSVGQGTYYIFERSNNCCYSTGSPVKVNIFNCAADSCRPDVYIAKTADKLYPKVGEVVTYTIKVGNKGTCSATNVDFVDVLPNGLELESEGNCVKNPSGNLVALSTSLAPGEIREYFYKTRVRKRGELKNDVSITYLDQIDPDTTNNRASVTIRDTTAVVPMYVGLAKKALEPIKQSDGNYTFGFVFNVTNYSPKEAKGVQVTDDLSKVFAPHMVTAIDLANQGTSLKLNNTYNGMAGNVQLLDTTSRVEAGKTESFTLTVSVHMASTSDSLMTFYNQAKLTAKLDTISVSDVSTEGEVADADGDGNPYNDDTPTAIKLNGSMTKSQLGVALSVVNMAMELDSSYLVTYKITVKNFGAANLTNVQLSDSLSKSITAPAGFTVAGAPTVAAGSSLIPNPDYNGDSNPTILLPSSHLPAGGTDSVLVSVRIQPNGLTGAIYTQVIGTGLYNDTLVTDVSNNGIDPEPVGSVKTPVRFDLPASMLGVAKSVGLPIEVSEGVYDIPYTIKLTNMGATDLKRVQVEDNLSETFEKHGAVIVSDRIALITDPGLVADTTYTGRGGFIRLLNDSLSVLPKRTSRTVSFLVRVDVRNADSVQFNNSALGLAYTENGVMVADTSTSGTDPDPDNDLDPRNNSLATLIILNGVSTTPYIGVALSVKDTARMSDGSFKVVYQIVVKNYSKIELTNVQLSDSLAQNVFNATTGASFVMAGSPIVSAGSELVPNPQFNGDSDTRILNLDSRLAAGKTDTVYITVRVRTDGRSAPYLNTVVGEGLAGTQKVQDTSTEGVEPDLNGNGNPTDDTESVATALVIPSGSDVLFIPEGFSPNGDGINDYFIIQNTNGATVSLEVYNRWGHAVYKNDNYENDWDGKSNTGALVGSTSNGVPDGTYFYVVRLSDGRKYVRYMTINR, encoded by the coding sequence TTGTACAAAAAAATAAGCACACAAAAACCCAAGATAGGCGATATAATTACTTTTACGCTTGTAGTTGGCAATGATGGAGGCGTTGCAGCCAATGGTATTATCGTTCAGGATAGCTTGCTGGCAGGCGGTGCGCGGTTTACTACGCAAACTGTTTTACGGGGCGGCGGCTCGCTCGCTTTCGGGGCTATGTCCGGTAAATGGAACGTTGGAACAATTGCTCCGGGCGATTCGGCAGTATTGGAAATAAAGGCGAAAGTAGAACAAGAGGGCGTTTATTTTGCCGCTGCTGAAGTCATTGCCGCCCAGGGCAGCGACCTGGATTCACAGCCAAATAACTGGAAGATCTCCGAAGATGATTATGGGTCAGCCTGCTTCTCCGTTCCTATTATCTGGAATCCGGGTGATGAGTTTAGGGCGTCTATTCCCAGTAATTTTACAGGAACGCAATGGTCACGGAATGGGCAACCTATTACGGCCCAATATCCGTCTGATACGGCGGTTGCTTCGGGTGAGACTTTACTGATAAAAGCACCCGGTATTTACACGTTTGTAACCTCGAGCGGACAATGCCCAGCCAACGGTTGTTGCCCCATCGAGGTAGTGGCGGGCCCTTGCCTGAATCCAGTTTTAATTACTGCACAAAGCGCAACAATCTGTGCGGGCAGTGTTGCCACATTGAATGCCACATCACCAGGAAATACAATTCGTTGGTATACGGTAAGCTCAGGGGGAACGCCTTTTGCCACAGTGACTAGTGGTACAAGCGTAACCGCATTGCCGGGAAGTTCTACCACCTATTATGCTGAAGCAGTTACCGCTGCGGGTTGCCTCAGTGAACGGACCGCAGTACCTGTAACGGTCAATGCCTTGCCTCAAGTAAGCATCAGCCCCACGGTGAACGGCGTGCTGTGTCAGCAAGGTACCATCACGCTGGCAGCCTCCATCACCCCCAGCGGCGGCTACAGCTACGCCTGGCAGGGACCCAATGGCTTTAGCAGCTCCCTGGCCCAACCCAGCCTCACCAACGCCCAGGCCCTGGCCGGAGGCAGCTACCGAGTCGTGGTCAGCACGCCGGGGGGGTGTTCAGCCAGTGCTGTTACCAGCATCACTTCTACCACCTGTCCCTCGGGCGAGCCTTGTCAGCTGGCGGTGACCGCTCGGGCTAGCAGTGCCAGCGTGTGTGTGGGCAGCAGCTTAGGTTTAGTGGCCGAGGTCAGTGGGGGCGTAGCTCCCTATCAGTATGGGTGGCGGGGTCCTAACGGTTTTGTGGCCAGTGGGGCTAGTGCGAGTGTGCCTTCAGCCAGCAGTCTGGCTACGGGGTCATACACGGTGGAGGTGCGTGATGCTCAGGGGTGCAGCGCCACGGCCGTGACGGCTTCGGTGCTGGTCAAAGCGTGTGACACCGGCAGCGATTGCAATCCGCAAATCAGTTCAACATCGATTTGTGTGGGTAACACGTTGGTGCTAACGGCTAATGGAAGCTACAACAGTTATTTATGGCGAGGTCCCAATGGTTTTAGCTCGACCCAGCCAACCGTAACTATACCGAACGCTACAGTAAGTATGGCTGGAAGCTACAGCCTGGCGGTTACAGGTCCTAATGGATGCAGTGGAACGGCAGTTGCGGAAGCAGTAGTCAAGCCGCAACCTACCATCAGTGCTTCGGCATCAACAACGGCTATCTGCATTGGGGGAAGCATTACGTTGAATGTTTCGTTAATTAGTCCAATATCAGCGCAACAATATCTTTGGACCGGACCAGATGGATTCAGCTCCACGTCGAAGGTGGCGGTGGTAAGCAACGTTCAGAATAGTGGTACGTATAAAATTACACTTACGGATAATACGGGTTGTAGTGCTAGTGCTTTGGTGGGCATTACGGTCTATCCTAAACCTACAGTTAGTATACAGGCGTCGCCCGTTTGCACAGGCAGTCCCTTGACGTTAACAGCCGTTGTTGCAGGAAATGCCAGTTCGTATCAATATAGCTGGCAAGGTCCTAACGGATTTACCTCGTCTGAAAAAGAACCAACCATTGCAGCTGCAAACAGCACCCACGCGGGTAGTTACAGCGTGGTCGTCTCGGATGCCATGGGTTGCACAGTCGTAGCTTCCACTAGTGTGACAGTGGGCAGTCAACCGTTGGCTTCAAACAATGGACCTGCCTGCGTTGGCGGCAGCGTGCAGTTATCGGCAACGGCAGGCGCCAGTAGCTATTTGTGGAGCGGGCCTAATGGCTTTCAATCGACTCAGCAAAGTCCCGTTTTAACAAATGTAACAAGTGCCCAAGCTGGAAATTATTCAGTAGTTGTAGGTGGAGTAACCGGCTGTAGCGGTGCCGCCACTACCACAGTTATAGTCAATGCCTCTCCTCAGGTTAGTATCACTTCTACAGTGAACGGCGTGCTGTGTCAGGAAGGCACCATCACGCTGGCAGCCACCATCACCCCCAGCGGCGGCTACAGCTACGCCTGGCAGGGACCCAATGGCTTTAGCAGCTCCCTGGCCCAACCCAGCCTCACCAACGCCCAGGCCCTGGCCGGGGGCAGCTACCGTGTGGTGGTCAGCACGCCGGGGGGGTGTTCAGCCAGTGCTGTTACCAGCATCACTTCTACCACCTGTCCCTCGGGCGAGCCTTGTCAGCTGGCGGTGACCGCTCGGGCTAGCAGTGCCAGCGTGTGTGTGGGCAGCAGCTTAGGTTTAGTGGCCGAGGTCAGTGGGGGCGTAGCTCCCTATCAGTATGGGTGGCGGGGTCCCAACGGTTTTGTGGCCAGTGGGGCTAGTGCGAGTGTGCCTTCAGCCAGCAGTCTGGCTACGGGGTCATACACGGTGGAGGTGCGTGATGCTCAGGGGTGCAGCGCCACGGCCGTGACGGCTTCGGTGCTGGTCAAAGCCTGTGACACCGGCAGCGATTGTGATCTGAATGTAAGTCCTCCGGTGGTTACCTGCGCCGTAACGCACATTTGTCTTGGCGATGAAGTCAAATTGCACGCGGCCAATTGCGCCGGAACAGTTATCTGGTCGAATGGAAAAACCGGTGCCAGTATCCTGATTACACCAACGGCAACGACAACCTATACGGCAAAATGCCAGGTGGGGAATTGCCTTAGTCCAGAATCAAATACAGAAACAATTTATGTCAATGACCCGCAGCCGCCCGTAGTGACCGCAGAGACAGACACGATCTGTGTGGGTGGCCAAGTCCGGCTGACAGCAACGGGCTGCGACGGGAAAATTATCTGGTCAACGGGCGTAACAGGTGCGAGTATTCTGGTTTCACCGACTGCAGCAACAACCTATTACGCCAATTGCCGACTAGGAAATTGCATCAGTAACCCATCCGAGAAAGTAACCATTTATATCGGGCCACCAGCAACACCGCGGATTATTAGTTCAACTCAGGCGATATGTCCGGGCGGAGCCGCCACTTTAACTGTAGCCAACTGTTCAGGTACGCCAGTATGGTCAACAGGTGAAACAACGGCTAGTATTTCGGTGTCGCCGCTTGCGACAACCACCTATTCGGTAGTTTGCAAATCGGGTACATGCGTAAGCCCACGGTCAGGCGATTATGCCATTACCGTGACGAAGCCTGATATACCCACTGTTGTTGCCAATGCCGATACAGTTTGTGTAGGTGGTAATGTTCTGTTAACTGCAACCAATTGTGCCGGTACCGTCATTTGGTCAACAGGAGCGTCGGGAACAAGCTTGTCTGTAAACCCTACGACAAACATCAGTTATTCTGCGTATTGCAAGGTAGGTACGTGCAACAGCGAGATGTCGAACCCGGTTCAACTGGTTGTTGTCAATCCGTCTACACCACTTATTAAAACAACCAATACGTTAATCTGTGCAGGCGAGAAAGTTACACTCACCGCTGAAGGCTGCAACGGAACCGTAATTTGGTCGAACGGGATGATCGGTGCCAGCATCGCCGACATGCCTGGAAAAACAACGAATTATTTTGCGAACTGTAAAATAGGTTCCTGCACTAGTCCGGCTTCCAATACCATTGCGGTTAACGTCAATAATAGCGCGGCACCCAAACCAACGGTTGTCGCTTCGACAACGGCCATCTGCAAAGGAACAAATGTTACGCTGACGGCTTCCGGCTGCGCTGCGGGAACAATTGTCTGGTCAACGGGCGAATCGGGATCAAGCATTGTTGTATCACCAACGGCTACGACAGACTACTATGCTGCCTGCAAAATGGGGGCGCAGTGCAACAGCCAGCCATCGGTTGTCAAAATTGTGGTTAATACACCGCCGACGCCAAAAATCTACGGGTGCAATTGCTCAAAGAATGAAATCTGTCCGGGAGACAGCGTGCCCCTAATGGCCAGTGGCTGTACAGGAACGCTGTTGTGGTCTAATGGCGCAACGTCTACCAGCATTGTTGTATCGCCAACCGTAACCACGGAATATACAGTAGTCTGTAAAGGGGCTGTTTGTACCAGTGATCCTTCGCCGTCGTATACCGTCGTTGTAGGCGAACCGGCGGCCCCTATAGTAACCGCGTCAAAAACTGAGTTTGACGAAGGTGAAACGGTAACACTAACGGCTGTGGGTTGCGAAGGTGGGCAAATCATCTGGTCTACGGGAGCAACAGGATCCAGCATCGTTGTAGCACCAACGGCCTCAACTAGCTATTATGCCCAATGCCGTAAACATGGTTGCTTGAGTAATCCGACTGTTATTGAGCTGCGGAAAAAAGGCGATTGTGATTTAGTGGCTCCGATAACGAGCGCATCGGCCTTGACCGTGTGCCGGGGTGGTTCGGTGACCTTAACCGCTACAGCATGCAGTACGGGTGCAACGGTAGTGTGGTCAAACGGGATGACGGGAACCAGCATTACGGTAAACGACATTCAGGCGCTGACTCAATTTACGGCTGTCTGCAAGCGGGATGAGTTGTGCAGCAGCGAAGCATCGGCTCCGATCAGCGTTGACGTAACCGAGATCTATGCGCCGACCGTAGTAGCCACCAAACCCATGATTTGTCCGGGTGATACCACCACCTTAACAGCGCTGGGCTGTGCTGGAACCGTCATCTGGTCAACGGGCGCAACAGGTTCAAGCATTACCGTACAGCCTGCCAACAACACAGATTACTGGGCCAAGTGCGAATCCAGCGCATGTGCCAGTGCTCCTTCGCCGGGCTTTACCATCAGAGTAGGCACACCGAATGCGCCGACCGTTTCGGCCTCGGTCAACACAATCTGTCTGGGAGCCTCCGTTACCTTGACGGCCAGTGCCTGCGACGGCGGCTCGGTTGTCTGGTCAACGGGTGCAATGGGTAATCAGATTATTGTTTCACCGACGAGTTCGACAACGTACACGGCTGTTTGCCGGACGGCTGCCAACTGCCTGAGCGCGCCTTCGAACGGAGCAGTTATTTTGGTTAATCCTCCGCTTTCTAAACCAGTAACAATTGCTAAAACAAATGCTTGTCCATTTAATACTGTAGATCTGAATGCAGCGGTAACTAGCCAGCCATCGGTGGGTGGTCGGTTTGAGTTCCACACAGAAAATTCGGTCAGTTCGGCAGTGGTGGGCAACCCGTCGGCGGTTGGATCTGGAATGTACTATGTCTTTGAAAAATCAGCTAGTGGTTGTCATAGCGAGGCCGGAATTATTCATGTGCAGGTGACCGATTGCAATAGTGGTCCATCATGCACCACTAATCCAGCTACGGCAGTATCCGGTACAGATGCGACCATTTGCGCGGCTAAGGAATACAAACTAAGCGGAAAAATAGGCGGAGCAGCCACCAGCTCGGTCTGGACAACCAGCGGTACGGGTACGTTCGATAACGCGCTTTTGGTCAATGCCACGTACATTCCGTCTCAGGAGGATGTCAAGACCGGATTTGTAACCTTGACATTGACAACCAACGATCCGGATGCCAGCGGTTCCTGCCAGGCGGCCAAATCGTCGATGAAGTTGACCATCAAAGGGGTAGCGATGAAACCAGCAATCCTGATGCAGAATAGCCCAACGCTTTGTGCTGGCGATTCGATTTTACTAAAGGCTTACCCGGATGGCTACAAGTATCTTTGGAGTACCGGCGCTACTACCCAAAGCATTCAGGCCAAAACAAGCGGAATTTATTCGGTTCAGTTGGTCGATGCGGAAGGGTGTACGTCAGTGAAATCGGATACCGTGCGGATTTCTATTGGTGCGCCAATTCTGCCGCCACAAGTGCCGAGCCTGGCACGGAACGACTGCCCAGGTAAAACGGTGAATTTGCTGAAGTTAATTACCAGTCAGCCACGCACGGAAGGTGGAGTGTTTGAATTCCACGCCGGACCTTCACCTACCTCGCCCGTTGTTTTACGCCCTGATTCGGTAGGACAGGGAACCTATTACATCTTTGAGCGGAGTAATAATTGTTGCTATAGCACGGGTAGCCCGGTGAAGGTGAACATCTTCAATTGCGCTGCCGACAGTTGCCGACCTGATGTATATATTGCGAAGACCGCCGACAAGCTCTACCCAAAAGTGGGCGAAGTGGTTACGTATACCATCAAAGTTGGAAACAAAGGGACTTGCTCCGCAACGAACGTAGATTTTGTAGACGTACTGCCTAATGGGCTGGAACTGGAATCGGAAGGAAATTGCGTTAAGAATCCGTCGGGCAATCTGGTCGCCTTATCTACATCGCTAGCACCGGGAGAAATTCGTGAATATTTCTACAAAACGCGGGTTCGTAAACGAGGCGAGCTGAAGAATGACGTATCGATAACCTACCTGGATCAGATTGACCCTGACACAACGAACAACCGGGCAAGTGTAACCATTCGGGATACAACAGCGGTCGTTCCGATGTATGTTGGTTTGGCGAAAAAAGCGCTGGAGCCCATCAAGCAGTCGGATGGGAATTACACCTTTGGCTTCGTCTTCAATGTGACAAATTATAGTCCTAAAGAGGCGAAGGGAGTGCAGGTAACGGATGATTTAAGCAAAGTCTTTGCGCCGCACATGGTTACTGCCATCGATTTAGCCAACCAGGGAACCAGCCTGAAACTCAACAACACTTACAACGGCATGGCTGGTAACGTTCAACTGCTGGATACGACAAGCCGCGTAGAAGCAGGGAAAACGGAGAGCTTTACTCTGACGGTTAGCGTTCATATGGCTTCCACCAGCGATTCGCTGATGACGTTCTATAACCAGGCAAAACTGACGGCAAAATTGGATACCATTTCCGTTAGCGATGTGTCTACTGAAGGTGAAGTGGCGGATGCGGATGGCGACGGTAATCCTTACAACGATGATACGCCAACGGCCATCAAACTGAACGGATCAATGACGAAATCGCAACTGGGTGTCGCGCTGTCGGTGGTCAACATGGCCATGGAACTGGATAGCAGCTATCTGGTCACGTACAAAATTACCGTCAAGAATTTTGGAGCGGCCAATCTGACCAATGTTCAGTTAAGTGATTCCTTGTCTAAGTCGATCACGGCTCCGGCAGGCTTTACTGTGGCTGGGGCGCCAACGGTAGCCGCAGGTAGTTCGCTAATCCCCAATCCTGATTACAATGGAGACAGCAACCCAACCATTTTGCTACCCTCTAGCCATTTGCCAGCGGGCGGTACAGATAGTGTATTGGTAAGCGTGCGGATTCAACCAAATGGACTTACAGGAGCTATCTACACCCAGGTTATCGGAACTGGCCTTTATAACGATACGCTGGTAACCGATGTGTCAAATAACGGCATTGATCCCGAGCCGGTAGGAAGTGTCAAAACGCCAGTTCGCTTCGATTTGCCTGCTTCCATGTTGGGTGTGGCTAAGTCGGTAGGGCTGCCTATTGAAGTAAGCGAAGGAGTCTACGATATCCCATACACGATCAAACTCACAAACATGGGTGCGACAGATCTGAAACGAGTTCAGGTAGAGGATAACCTGTCGGAGACCTTCGAAAAACACGGTGCTGTAATTGTGTCAGATCGTATTGCGCTCATAACCGATCCGGGACTAGTGGCCGATACCACGTATACGGGACGTGGAGGATTCATTCGGTTGTTGAATGATTCGTTAAGTGTGCTGCCGAAGCGAACTAGCCGCACGGTGTCTTTCCTTGTGCGGGTAGATGTTCGGAATGCGGATTCAGTGCAGTTCAATAACAGCGCGTTAGGTCTGGCTTATACGGAAAATGGCGTAATGGTGGCCGATACGTCAACATCGGGTACAGATCCTGATCCAGACAACGACCTGGATCCTCGCAACAACAGCCTTGCGACCCTAATCATCCTGAATGGCGTATCAACGACACCGTATATCGGCGTGGCTCTGTCCGTCAAGGACACGGCTCGCATGAGCGATGGTAGCTTTAAGGTGGTCTACCAGATTGTTGTAAAGAACTACAGCAAGATTGAGTTGACGAACGTACAACTGAGTGATTCACTGGCGCAAAACGTATTCAATGCAACAACGGGTGCTTCCTTTGTTATGGCGGGTTCACCAATTGTATCCGCAGGCAGTGAGTTGGTACCAAATCCTCAGTTCAATGGTGACTCCGATACGCGGATTCTTAACCTGGATAGCCGCCTGGCAGCTGGTAAGACCGATACGGTTTACATCACGGTTCGGGTTAGAACAGATGGACGTTCGGCACCTTACCTAAATACGGTAGTGGGCGAAGGATTGGCCGGAACACAGAAAGTGCAGGATACCTCAACCGAAGGCGTTGAGCCTGACCTGAATGGAAATGGCAACCCAACGGACGATACCGAAAGCGTAGCGACAGCCCTGGTTATTCCGAGTGGAAGTGATGTCCTGTTTATTCCGGAGGGTTTCTCCCCGAACGGCGATGGCATCAATGATTACTTCATCATTCAGAACACCAACGGTGCAACCGTAAGCCTGGAAGTATATAACCGTTGGGGACATGCCGTTTACAAAAACGATAATTACGAGAATGATTGGGATGGGAAGTCCAATACCGGGGCGCTGGTTGGCTCGACCTCGAACGGCGTGCCGGATGGAACTTACTTCTACGTCGTTCGCCTGAGTGATGGCCGCAAGTATGTGAGATACATGACAATTAACCGCTAA
- a CDS encoding PorP/SprF family type IX secretion system membrane protein, whose protein sequence is MTRRSLRGIGTSLLLLALLIGSGRVQAQQDKMFSQYMFNLMALNPAYAGSRDVLSMTGLYRNQWGGIEGAPQTATFTIDMPINRERVGVGLQLYNDRIGEWNETGAFASYAFRIKVGERSTLALGLQGGAVSLRWNLAEVATGNPNDPSFAQNIAKVLPNFGTGIYLSNDRSYIGVSVPQLIKNKISDYDSGPNRAVQRRHAYAMAGFVIGLGPSLKLKPSILAKYAESSPLGFDGNLNLWIADRVGLGVSYRRNQFNTFGGSTNDAIVGIVEIQLSDQLRLGYAYDRMLNNLRTVGGQNSHEFMLRYEFGYGKNKILTPRYF, encoded by the coding sequence ATGACACGCAGAAGTCTTCGAGGAATTGGAACCTCCCTGCTATTACTGGCCCTGCTGATCGGCAGTGGCCGAGTGCAGGCGCAACAGGATAAGATGTTTTCGCAGTACATGTTCAACCTGATGGCGCTCAATCCGGCCTATGCCGGTAGCCGGGATGTCTTGAGCATGACGGGCCTTTACCGCAACCAGTGGGGGGGCATTGAAGGGGCTCCGCAAACGGCTACCTTTACCATCGATATGCCCATCAATCGCGAGCGGGTTGGGGTAGGATTACAACTTTACAACGACCGCATTGGCGAATGGAATGAAACCGGGGCGTTTGCCAGTTACGCCTTTCGGATCAAGGTAGGCGAACGTTCAACGCTGGCGCTGGGCTTGCAGGGCGGGGCGGTCAGCCTACGGTGGAATCTGGCCGAAGTGGCTACTGGCAACCCCAACGACCCCTCTTTTGCGCAGAATATTGCGAAAGTGCTGCCAAACTTCGGAACGGGTATTTACCTGAGCAACGACCGGTCCTATATTGGCGTATCAGTGCCGCAGTTGATTAAAAACAAAATTAGCGATTACGATTCTGGCCCCAATCGTGCGGTACAGCGTCGCCATGCGTATGCGATGGCCGGGTTTGTTATTGGCCTTGGACCTTCCTTGAAGCTGAAACCATCCATCCTGGCCAAGTATGCGGAGTCTTCGCCGCTTGGGTTTGATGGCAACCTAAATTTGTGGATCGCCGACCGGGTTGGCCTCGGCGTTTCATACCGGCGCAATCAATTCAATACGTTCGGGGGCAGCACCAACGACGCCATTGTGGGAATTGTCGAAATTCAGTTGTCGGATCAGCTACGGCTAGGCTATGCTTACGACCGAATGCTAAACAACTTGCGAACCGTTGGCGGACAGAATTCGCATGAATTTATGCTGCGCTACGAGTTCGGTTACGGCAAAAACAAGATTCTGACGCCACGCTACTTCTAA